Part of the Nicotiana sylvestris chromosome 2, ASM39365v2, whole genome shotgun sequence genome, gtacaataaaaacgcaACTGGgttgtaacagggtagtgatgccctgtttcagaaatgagcacaacccctattccgacacctttcatgttggcagctccatcaaagaaaagtttccaacctggcttttcatCCTACTCCACCttatcaatatgcatcacctcctcATCCAgaaaataagtcctcaatggctcatactcttcatctaCCGAGTTCTcgaccaaatgatcggccaatgcttgggctttcatcgcagttcgagtcacatagatgatgtcaaactctgtgagcaaaatcttccactttgcaagtcttcctgtgggcataggcttctgaaagatacaCTTTAGAGGATCCAGATGAGAAAttaggtaagtagtgtaggacgacagataatgcttcaacttttgtgccacccaagtcagggagcagcatgtcctttcaaggggagtatacttaacctcataggatgtaaacttcttgctgagataatagatgtcTTGTCATATTGACCCAACACACAATCGAATGAATTGTCCAGGACTGTTAAATagagaatcaaaggtcttccaggttccggcgggaccaagacaggtgggtttgataagtaccccttgatcttatcaaatgcctcttgacactcatcagtccattcgaccgcaacatcctttttcagcaacttaaagatgggctcacaagttgtcgtgagttgagcaataaacctgctgatgtagtttaaATGCCCAAGAAAACTCATCACCTCAATCTTATTCCTGGGCGGTGGCAGTTCttcgatagctttgatcttcgacggatccaactcaatgcctcgccgactgactatgaaccccaacagtttcccagatggaacaccaaatgcacattttgcagtgttgagcttaagattgtacctacaAAGCCTCtagaagaactttctcaagtccccGACATGGTCGGACTGTTgttttgactttatgatcacatcatctacataaatctcaatctctttgtgtatcatgtcatgaaatacagtagtcattgccctcatgtaggttgtgCCAACATTTTTCAGACCAAATagcattactcggtagcaatatgtcccccatggcgtgatgaacactatcttttctgcatcttcctcatccatcaagatctggtgatatcccgcataacaatccacaaaagatccgatctcatgCTTAGCACGGttatcaatcaaaatatggatatttggcaatgggaagttatcctttggacttgctttgttgagatcgcggtaatcaacgcacaccctggtcttaccatccttctttggtactggcacaacattagctaactaGGTGGGGTATCGCGTGAatcgaataacctttgcatccaactgttttgtaatttcttccttgatcttcacactcatgtcagtcttaaacttccttaacttctgcttgacgggagggaatgccggatcggttggcaatttatgaactaccaaGTCAGTACTCAAACCCagtatgtcatcatatgaccacgcaaaaatgtctttatattcaaatagtgctttgattattttttccttgatttgtggttctaagggtacacttatcttggtttccatGATATTATCTGGATCCACTAAATTGATTGTTtcagtttcattcaaattaggtttgggtttctcttcaaaatgatttagttctttactaatttcctcaaatgcctcatcttcatcatattctgtttCATCATTGCACTCTATTTcatggattattatttcagagttagattggcttttaagacttggtcgaagattcctcatacatgtcatgtcattgaaaccagcataaaaggaattgtacaaagaaaaacaaaaatgacactatcaggagtaatggaaaaggagaaattgcatttcattgaaaataaaggataggagggtttgtacatcaaaacaattgaaaagtaaaaaaatctagattacaaccctggaataatccagataacagaaaggaaaacaaagcaaactaccaagactccttccgagtagggagatgAGTAgcattccaattgttaagcttcactTTTGGCTCAATAAACTGCACGTCTGCTTTGCTGGAACcttccccaatttctaccatgttcacctcaTCAAATAGACTCTAGaacctttcaatcaactcttCATCGAAGTCAACCACAGGCTTTGGAACTGTGGACACCGGACGCTTCACTACCCCTGACTTGACGAAAGACCTGGAGAGGCATGGGATAGGCTTAGGGAGCACCCATGccttctttttcaactttttagCCTTCTTCACATCATCCCATGTGGGCTTGAACCCTAGACCAAACGTACCCAGATTTTCACGTAGAGACActggttgtacgataccttgcaaagATGCGCCCAGACCCTTAcaaaaaccattcttcaacattttatTTTCTACCATGACGGTTGCAGAAGCTAGCTTTGGACCTGGAATACATTCCTCTTCCGGAACCTTCTCAACTGACACCGTTTTAAAAAATTGGTACACCCAAGGCCCCTTATTATCTTCAACCTCAATAAACGGGACGGATGTATCATTGTAAGCATACAAGTTCTCATCACCATGCACAATGATTTCCtatctgtcccactcgaactttacCATCTGGTGCAAAgaagacgggactgctttggcaacaTGTATCCAGGGCCTACCCAATAGCAAATTGTAAGAGACAGCCATATCCAATacttggaactccatggtaaattcaactggtcctattgttAGTTCGATCACGATATCTCCAACAGAGTCTTTTCCCCCTTCGTCAAAACCTCTGACAcatatactgttcttgtggatcctctcAGCATCAATTTTCAACTTATGCAGACTGGAGAGAGGGAAAATATTTgcgctggaaccattgtcaactaacaccctTGTAACCATAGAATCTTCGTATTTCACTGTGAGATAAAGAGCCCGATTATGTTCCGCACCCTCAAGAGGCAACTCATCATCCGAGAAGGTGATCTTGTTTGAATCTAATATTTTATTGGCAATCTTCTCCAAATGGTTTATTGTGATCTTGTCAgggacatgagcttcatttaGAATCTTCATGAGGGCCCGGCGGTGCTCGTCTAAATGTATCAACAATAATAGAAGATAAATTTGAGCAGGGGTCTTTCTCAATTGTTCCACTATGGAGTAATCCtgcaccttcatttttctcaaaaattcttccgcctcctCTTTGGTGACTGGTTTCTTCACTTGAATTGGGCTATCTTTGAGTGGCTTGGCTTTCCCTAATTCCTCTAGggaaaagcatctccccgaacgagtcaaCCCCCGGGTTTCATTAACTTCCTCTTCTACTTCTTTCCCTTTATAGGTTACTATTACTTGTTTGTAGTTCCACAGGACAACTTTGGTGTCATCTACCGGCAGCTGGGTCACAAGTTTAATGACAATAGGAGTCGTGCGAGCTCCTTCCACAATTATGACATGCTTACTTGCTATCCCCGACATGACCACCTTCAGCTTTCCTTGATTTGCTTCAGCGTTATCTGGGGATCCCTTCACGTCCACCACGGATGGCTTAACATCGAGCTTGCTTAGCTTATCTGTCAACCCCTCAACTGTTGAAGATGTTGCACTTGTAACAATTGGAGTTTTGACTGAATTACTTTCACTGGCACAGATTATCATGATAGACTTTGAAGGCTTCTCGGGCTTCCCATCCTTATACACTATATCAATCATATGTGTTTCGGCATGGGCTGGCAagggattttgattgatgttgggCACTCCCAggatttggacctcaatctgGTTTGTATCGATAAGCTCTTGGATGTCGCTCCtcaaatgccaacacttttctatgtcatgccccggagcATCAGAACAATATGCACATCTGAGGGAATAATCCAGGTTCTTTGGAGGGGGATTTGATAATTTTGACTCAAACGTCCTTAGAACACCCAACAGCTTTAACCTCTGAAACAGACTGGTGTAAGACTCTCCAAGCGGGGTGAAAGTTCGCTTCTACTACTGCCTTTCTTTTCTATACTTCATCCTGGGGAGAAAGCTCGGACCAGTAGGGTTTTAGTATGCTTGTGGAGGCAGATAAGTATTTTATGGAGCTGGTCCATGCCATTGTGGGtagggggttgagcatatgactgtgTGTGATGGACATGGTATTAGGGAGGCCTGACTGAATACTGAGGGTCTGGTGgtgggaagtagtgttggggtggattatatgaaTTTTGGGTGTAGGTTTGAGGCTGGGGTCGAGGCTAGGTGTAATGGTGCGGCGGACCCCTTGGTCCATGCCACGATCCTGAGACTACCATAGCAACAtcgtctttcttctttttccctaacATATCCCTGGTACCATTCTGGATCGCTTGTGTGGTTGCTTTGATGGCagagtaactcatgatcttgctcgacttGTGCCCTTCCTCTACTAttcctcccatcttcaccacttcattgaaagacttacctaCGACCGAGACCGGATGACCAAAGTAATTAGGCTCCAAGGTCTGAAGAAAGCAATCCACCATTTCATCTTCCTTCATTGGAGGGTTGACTAGTGCCGCCTAttctctccaccggaaaccatactccctAAAGCTCTCACTGGGCTTTTTCTCCATCTTAGTCAAAGATAGGTGATCTGGTACACTTTCTACGTCGAACTGGAAATGCCAAGCGAAAGCCTGAGCCAAGTCATCCGAAGTCTACCACCTGCTGTTGTCCTGGcaggtgtaccactccaatgctgcaccacttaaactttggctaaaatatgccatcaacagttCATCTTTCCTACcggctcccctcattttgctgcaAAATCCTCTCAAGAGGGCCATGGGATCTCCGTGcccgtcatacaagtcaaacttgggcatttggAATCTGACAGGTAGCTGGACATCAGGAAACAAGCATATATCCTTATAAGCCACGCTCACTTGGCCccctaacccttgcatatttcttaGTGACTGCTCCAAGCTCTTTAGCTTCCTAAATATCTCCTCTTGCTCCGTGTTTTTGGGTGGATTCTTAGTTTCGACAGGAAGTTTAAAGTGGGGAGTGTAGAAGTAGTGatctgggactttgaaggtgggctgTGGGGCATAGTATTGGTTATATTGGGCTTGGAATACCGGCTCACTAGAAGATTGATGGAGCATAGatggtggaggtgctacgaagacaggggTGGCTGGCGGAGGGGGGTATgtggttgttttggctggtggagcttGGATGGTTTGGGAAGTGGTACCATGATAGTGGTGGTAAGGGGTGAAGCTTGGTGCGTGTTGTGGGGATAAATCAACAACAAGGGGGGGGGGCTCTTGAGATTGAGCCAGTGGTgggatgaaagcagggttggcgggctATTATGGTGGAGGATGCCTTTTCATCCATGCCTGGTATATTTCGGACATTTGGCGCTTTAGCTTATGTAACTCCTCTTTCAGACCGGGCTCAGATTCCTCCTTCTCTCTCGGCGGGTCAATAACACTCGCATCCAATTCTTTGCCAGCCATGATCACCTTGTGTTTAAACCTTGTATTGTATGGGTGGGTTGCCAGAATGccgaacaaactaaccaccttcctatGCTCATTGACAACAACACACTTGTTAGTGTTTAAGattttaacagataggcaaccacacgtttgggatgcaatgcacctaaacagttaaaagTTTCTACTATGTATTTGAACGGTTGCATATTTCATCCCGACCTTAACCAACTCTTTTCACTTTGcactttctcttctctttttttttcactaTTTCCCTTTTCAATCACTATTGATTTTCCCACTCGGTTCTTGTTGCTCCTTTTTTTCTCTTGCTTTtgctctcttgttttgccattctttctttccactcagtctctttttttttttttctcattttcattttatggttatgatcgaatcctatggggattgcctaagTATCATGATGCcgtatgaatcagatcattacgtagttcaggagataaatacaaaataaaagaaagaaatatttttgggttttcaaattttcataaaataaaaacattatgtttttgttgatacccaattttttccctttatattttcattatgcaaaatactttcaaaatagtatgtatgtatatatatatatatatatatatatatatatatatatatatatatatatatatataagtccaaatgtttcattattttttcacaatttttaaaggtttaaatgggtttattttctccctttttcatccataaaatcccaataattatgtcaaaattttttattttgatgattcttttgttggatttttatatttattccaaaatatggtTAAGCTGATTTTTacatagttttataattttatttagtattttttaaagctaattgcatataattacaatgttagccattttaaggtttaattgtgttttatattcataaaattaatccctatatttaaattgttatttacatGTTGTGAATCATTTTagcactttcaatttattttcagaaatttatttactattttttataatttaaaaaggaaataattgattatttaaataataccccatttgtatttcaattctagcctaaattgaaccccaattCCCCAGACCAATTAAAATTAAACCAGACCCTAACCCATTTTTaaccctacccaaacccggaaaCTCCTCTCCGATGGAAGGgagaaaaaaaggggcgcgacagcatgacgactttgctgaggatatttaggcttttaccacttcagattgttcttgtgaatttgtacctcccttatgtgcaatacttgtttaaatttctttaagcatttaatttatttttcaaaagcaaaactgacctATCTTcattgtttccttcctttattgatgctttaaattataaaactgctgtatttatcgctttcttaacgtgcaaatacatgttaacatgtttttttaattattgcataatcatgttcAATATCATACTTTACTCGTGCcaaaaaataccatagcaacgcttttaatgagtggttgcgctcttcctatatcattaccccctaaattcggaaaggcatatttgcggtaaaactagtcgatcagcggtgcagtcgacagttccatgccttcccccttgagttgtccgctcaagggtattAGTCTAAAactccatagaaaccttactctgtttaaattgtgcatgcattatggtcaaacctagccggttcagttatgttgtccacataatgatcctttaagatagccttgtccaaagtccactgggtttctctaaacccaaacggacatcaccactttctatgcatttatttggagaactaaatgctttatgctaattattggtattaaataatCGAGTCTGATGGgagtaagggcctaaccttatttgtcctgcagaaatatgaggcacgaagtccccagattcggcatggtcaccaacatccacctgagattgctaagctggtggagagaTTTACACTCTAGTGACCATACTCTCGTCCGAAAATATCTGGGAAACCTACCATCCCTCCTGGatatccaacctaacaacatgatcatagaagTTGCCACACTGTTTTGAGATTGTGAAAGGGCCTTGTTCCTCTTTGGGACATTGAAATGATGCCCTTGCTAGAGGAGATAAGAGGACTGGCGAGTCTAGTGTGGAAAACTccgggtttgctaatgcctgagaaccgcaaaggcaggggtttccttaagatgatgggtatgaagaagaatacagaattgacatgcctgaaggaatcatacatccctttcgactacctgtatgaaagatacggtcacaacaaatcctaccgtacctaccttgacgagtttgccatcacatacTTGGGCCACATCCATCGAAGGGTTTTCGTTTTCATGTTTTATTTCCTGGGGctgatcgtgtttccgatgaagaaagggagaatccataccaggTTGGCTATAATAACTAAGACCCTAAtagaggggattggtgggcagccattcaacatcgtgcccatgatcattgcaggcatataccgagccttggagaagtgtcaacgaggagcaaaacacttcgaaggctacaATTTATTACTttaactctggctcatggaacatctccaaaagggagagtaccgacaagagattcagcgaagggactatgatgatcacatcgctttccatcatccaaaacgaatgaattacatccccgataTGTTCACTCAccctgagaatgccaaaggatgggttgagctatttgataatctgactgaagaacaggttcaatggatgtttgagtggtttccgatgaggagttcatcgcctgatccagagatgcacctttcctgatactgattggtttgagaggaacatacccttacgtccctctccgagttatgagacaagctggtaggaagcaagttatacccagggtcgacaagataagTCAATtccgagctgacttccaaaatgatgatagtccctacaagtgccaagatcagcatatgtggcactgcaagatcataatggggagagataccatcgagccagacaggtatcatgctggttgtgctcctttctactcaggttggttggaagacaatcatgatggtctgggccagcaaGGTTTACTCGAGGTCAtaggattatagatgaaaaggccgaggcgcaggtcaagtacaaccagctgcgcaAAAGGATCTGTGAGTATGAAAGCGAACACCGcaagatacaagagtccaaccagaaaccgatcgaggaatggaaggacatggctgtcagtgccaataAGAGgttaggatacttggagcgaggcatagtagaactggAGAGAAAATTTATCAAGAGGGTCAAAAAttgtcaaaatgctgaagggaccgaaggcggacatctagcaAGAGCGTACCTGTTgatgggacttcgcgagttggggaagctgttcgatggatccaaagatgccgaatctggggaaggtccttctgggaccaagtagataggagtttatcttttcgctttataaatgtaataaggccaatggccattagtgacttttatttcctgtttagttagtatcgatttgggattcgtcttattttttttatcaataaaatgaggcatttagcattctaagttctccaagtcaATTTGTCgataggcctaccttgggcacaaagaggttcccagaTTAGAACACATTTTAcattccgcaatatgtgtttaaatactgcaacactttttataatcctcactaacttgattacctttttgtttttcttttattattcccctccccaaaggttagttcgtgcactctggcatcatcatcttattccacgagatccaggggccctccacccactcctcctctcagtcctctcaaaaataagaacaaaagcaagatgaaagatttgaacaacgtcaggaaggagaatccaactgaacgggtagaagCCACTAACAGCCATGGTACTCAGGTgcctaatgagaatgtgtcacaactcgaacagaagctgctgaaattccaagaagagcttgatcaggttcggaatctggcaagcctgtcattttccctcagcacacCAGATATCAACTTtcctaacactcaaaaccctacacctcctcaaaatatcccaaagcaacagaatcatcccgctcctcaccatcacgctgttccaccaaagacccaatgcaacacctgccataccctaaacaatactccactactcatcccagaacccgaaaactacacaaatgaccactttcacacccacacactaggccaccataacacccctatctatgtggagaccatgccataCTCCACCCagcctatctcaagcacacctgagtctgatgaaaatgatctgcttatcaggaacctggctgaggaacttatgaaattgactagccggatcaAGGCGTTAAGGGAAGTAAAGGAATCGAAGGGCTGAAAtgtgaggatctttgcatacaacctgatGCCGAACTACCctaggggtacaaacctcctaagttcgaaatgtttgatggtacaggtgatctaatggtccatttgaggacatattgagACAAGCTgattggagtagggaaagacgagagaatccgcatgaagctgttcatgaggagtttgaaatgagatgcattatcttggtacatcagccaagatcccaagaagtggtcaagctgggtaggcatggcatctaattTTATAGATAGATTCAAgtttaatatagagaat contains:
- the LOC104231314 gene encoding uncharacterized protein, with translation MGGIVEEGHKSSKIMSYSAIKATTQAIQNGTRDMLGKKKKDDVAMRLKLLGVLRTFESKLSNPPPKNLDYSLRCAYCSDAPGHDIEKCWHLRSDIQELIDTNQIEVQILGVPNINQNPLPAHAETHMIDIVYKDGKPEKPSKSIMIICASESNSVKTPIVTSATSSTVEGLTDKLSKLDVKPSVVDVKGSPDNAEANQGKLKVVMSGIASKHVIIVEGARTTPIVIKLVTQLPVDDTKVVLWNYKQVIVTYKGKEVEEEVNETRGLTRSGRCFSLEELGKAKPLKDSPIQVKKPVTKEEAEEFLRKMKVQDYSIVEQLRKTPAQIYLLLLLIHLDEHRRALMKILNEAHVPDKITINHLEKIANKILDSNKITFSDDELPLEGAEHNRALYLTVKYEDSMVTRVLVDNGSSANIFPLSSLHKLKIDAERIHKNSICVRGFDEGGKDSVGDIVIELTIGPVEFTMEFQVLDMAVSYNLLLGRPWIHVAKAVPSSLHQMVEDNKGPWVYQFFKTVSVEKVPEEECIPGPKLASATVMVENKMLKNGFCKGLGASLQGIVQPVSLRENLGTFGLGFKPTWDDVKKAKKLKKKAWVLPKPIPCLSRSFVKSGVVKRPVSTVPKPVVDFDEELIERF